The Dokdonia donghaensis DSW-1 DNA window AGCAACTTTCCTTATAAGCCTTAGCGCTCAAGGTCAACGAGCAAGTGGTGTACGTATAGGTTATATTGATATGGAATACATTCTCGAGAATGTACCAGAATATCAAGAAGCTTCCTCACAACTTGATGAAAAAGTTGCACGATGGAAAGGAGAGATAGAAACAAAACTCGAAGAAGTATCTGCAATGAAAAAACAGCTAGATAACGAACGAGCACTATTAACGAAAGAACTTATAGAAGAGCGTGATGAAGAGATTGCTTTTGAGAGAGATCAAATCTTAGAATATCAACAAAAACGCTTTGGACCTGGAGGAGATCTCGCTATACAAAGAAGACAACTCGTAGAACCCGTACAAGATCAAGTTTTTAATGCGGTGCAAGAGATATCTGCAGCCAAAAAGTTTGACTTAGTTTTTGATAAATCTTCAGATCTTATGATGCTTTATACTGCAGACCGCCTTAACATAAGCGATCAAGTATTAAGAAGTATCACTCGTGCTGCAAAGCGCAACCAGATAAACAATAAGAAAGAAGAAAGAGACTTTGATATAGACGAAGCAAAAACTGTAGAGCAAGACAAAGCTACCCAAGAAAGACAACGTGCTATAGAGGCAAAAAAATCTGAGCGCGAGGCAGCACTAGAAGCACGTAATAAAGAACGTAATGCTCAAAAGGCAGAGCGTCAAGCAGCTTTTGAAGAAAGAAGAAAGAAACTTCTTGAAGAACGTAAACGTAAAAAAGACTCTATTACAGCTGTGCGTGAGGCAAAAGCAGCAAGTAGAAATTCTGGAACTCCAACTTTAGATAAAAAAACAGGTGATGCACTCTCTGCAAAAGAAGCAGCCCTAGAGGCAAGAAAAAGAAGAAAAGATTCTATAATTGCTGTACGTAAAGCAAAAAGAGATTCTATTATAGAAGCTAGAAAAAGAAAAGCAAATCCTTCACAAGCAGATGGCGAAGATGGAGGAGGTATTTAACCCTTATTAAATTTTACACTTAACTCAAATTAGATTACAATGAAACAGTTTACAAAAGTATTAGCAGCAATTGCACTTATCGTAGGAATGAGCAGCGCTATGCAAGCACAAAGCAAAGTTGCACACATTAACTCGCAGTCTCTTGTAGAAGCTATGCCTTCATATAAGACAGCTATGGCAGAGCTTGACAAGCTACAGAAGTCATACGATGCCGACATCTCAGGAATGGGTAATGAACTTCAAAAAACACTTGAGCGTTACAACCGTGAGGCAGAAACGCAAACAGATGAAGAGAACCAAAGACGTATGAACGAGGTACAAGAAACTCGTACTAACATTGTGAAGTACCAACAGTCTGCAATGCAAAAACTTGAAGTAAAACAACAAGAACTTATCAAACCTATCTTAGAAGAAGCTAGACTTGCTATCCAGAAAGTAGCACGAGCAAAAGGTTATGAGTTTGTACTTGACTCAACTCCAGGAGCAGGAGGCGTTCTTATGGCAGATGGTTACGATCTAATGGCAGATGCAAAAGCTGCTCTAGGCATATAAATCTAAAGCTTGATAACCACTCACTGAGTACAATATCAAATAGTATATAAAAACTGCCCTTTCTAGGGCAGTTTTTTTTATTTTAGAACTATGAGTAATAAGGATGTTATAGGAATTTTTGACAGTGGTATAGGGGGAATCTCCATCTGGAAAGAGATAGTGACTAGACTACCTGGCGAAGACACCATCTACCTTGCAGACAGTATAAACGCACCATATGGCGCAAAGTCTAAAGAGGATATCATTGCACTCTCTGTAAAAAACACAGAAAAACTCATTGCCCTAGGCGCCAAAATTATTGTAATAGCTTGCAACACCGCAACTACAAATGCCATAAACTATCTTAGAGAAAACTATAAAATTCCATTTATAGGTATAGAACCTGCTATCAAACCTGCAGCTATACAATCACAAAGTAAGGCAATAGGCATACTCGCTACAAAGGGCACACTTAACAGCGCGCTTTTTCAAACTACCTCAGAGCGATGGACACAAGGCGTAGATGTTATTGAGGTAATAGGAGAAGGTCTTGTACCTCTTATAGAGCAAGGAGATCTCGAGAATCTTGAGCTATACAACCTATTAGAATCCTATATACAGCCTATGGTCGAAAAAAACATAGACTACCTCGTACTAGGTTGCAGCCATTACCCCTACCTCATCCCATTATTAAAAAAGATGCTGCCTCCTCACGTAGCAATTATAGACTCTGGACTAGCTGTAGCTAGACAAACAGAGGCAGTTTTAAAAGAATTAAACAATCTTTCGGGGGATGTGTCAAGTGAGCACTACCTGTATACCAATGGAGATGTGAAGGTGCTTAAAAAGGTCTTATTACGCTTTCGCGAAAGCGTAAAACACACCACTACCATTACTATATCACATAAGGATTTTTAGAAACGTTTATTGAAAATAAGCAAGCAGGTTAGACTTCTGACTCGCCGAGACAAGCACCTCTTTACCAGTACTCATAACTACGCTCCCGCCCTTTCCTTTTTTGTAACCAGTGATCTCATTTACATTTACAAGAAAAGACTTATGCACTCGAGCAAACCCAAAATCTGTAAGGGCTACTTCAAAAAACTTGAGCGTTTTACTTACTAGCTTCTTATCGCCAGATTTCATAAAAATCTGAGTATAATTATCATCTGCCTGGCAGTATAAGATATCTTTTGCCGGGAGCACCTCAAAACCATCTTGTACAGGTATAGTTATCTTACCCTGCTTATCCATATTGTGTGTGGTAAGGACCTTGTTTTCTAGTGCATTTTCTTTAGACTTTATCTCGATTATATAGTCTACTGCTTTTATAAGCTCATCTATAGAAACGGGTTTAAGTAAATAATATGAGGCGTGTGTATTAAGCGCATCCATCGCATACTGATTATATGCCGTGACAAAGACTGTATCAAATGTACGATCGCCCACTTGCTCTAGCAGGTCAAAGGCATTACCCTTAGGCATCTCAACATCTAAAAAGACAAGATCTAGTTTATGATTACGTATTAATACAAGGGCTTCATCTACATTTTCGGCCTCTCCAACAATAGTTACCTTTGGACAGTATTTTGTAAGGTAGTTGCGCAGTATCTCTCTACTTGTGTCTTCGTCTTCTACTATGATTGTTTTAAGCTCCATAATTATGCTTTTTTAATAAAGAGTTGTACTTGTGTTCCCTCTCCGTTTTCAAAAATATCTGATACCGCAACACTTATTCTATCGCCATACATCTCGTTAAGGATTGCAATACGCTTTTTGATATTACCCATTCCTTTAGATTTCTGTTTCTTTTGATTTTCGGTTTTTAACTCCTTGCTTCGCTTGCGCCCCACTCCATCATCAGACACGGTTATTACCGCAGTTTCTTCATTTTTTTGAGCAAAGGTTATTTGTAGTTTTCCTTTTTCTTCTTTGTACCTCATACCGTGCCATACCGCGTTTTCTACGTAAGGCTGAAGCAACATAGGAGGTATCATAAAGGCGTCTACATCGAGCTCTTCATCTACTTCGATCTCGTAGTCAAATCTATTTTTGAACCTAAAATGTTCTAGCATTGTATAACGCTTTATGAGATCTATCTCGCAAGAGAGTGGTATAAAATCCTCCTCACTATTTTCTAAAACGGCACGCATTAGTATAGAGAAGTCAGACAAGTATCTATTTGCAGTGCGCTCATCATTAGTAGCTATAAAGCTATTAACAGAATTAAGGGCATTAAAAATAAAATGTGGATTCATCTGTGAGCGTAGACTTTTAAGAGCAAGTACATTATTTGCATACTGCTGCTTTTTACTACTACGGTACATTGCAAAAGCTGTAAGCATAAGCAAGGCTGTCACTAGAATTAATGACCCTATAATCACCTTTTGTCTAGTATCACGTGCCTTTACGAGCTCTTGCTCTTGAAAAGCTAGCTGATATCTACTCTCATTGAGTTGTCTATCTTTTTCTAGGCTTATGATTCGGTTTTGTTGTTCTGTAATATCTTTTGCAAATCTTGTAGCTTGTGAGATCTCTTGTTCCTTACGATTGTAACTAAGATCTACCACCTCTTTATAAGCCTCATAAGCTTCTTTAAACTTATCTATGTCACCTTTATCTCTATATATCTCAGAAAGTCTTCTACGCGCATTAGTTTCTACCGTGAGGTCTTCTTTGCGCTTTGCTTCTTCAATACTTTTGTTAAGAAATGTTATAGACTCGTCGTATTTATTTTGAGCAGCCAGTGCAAATCCTATCTTATAATTTTGCTTTTGAGTTGTAATCACATCATCATTAGAAATAGAGTCTGGTGCAACCACACTCAAGTCTTCTATAGCAGATTTACGTAGCTCGATCTCTGCGTCATAAGATTTGTTTCTACTATAATAATCTGCAATGTTTGTTTTTGCTCTTACAGAAGATTCTGTTTTCTCAAGACTAGATAACTGCGCCGCTTTGTTATAGTTTGATGCTGCTTCTTGTTGCGCTCCTTGCTGGTCATAAGCATCACCTATTTTTGTGCGCACGCGTGCAGCTTCTGAGACTTTATTAAGCTCTGAAACCGTACGCTCTACAGCTTCATAATTTGTAATAGAGGTCACATAGTCACCAGTAGCAACATAGGCGTCTCCCAGACCTTCTTTTACTGTAACAAGCTGTTGGGGTGTGAGCTTTTTGCTTTCTAACCTTTTGTAGAGACGTATACTCTCTTGATAACTTTTGTTATTATAATATGCCTTTGCAAGAGCAATCTCTACCGCAGTGCTGGGTGTATTCTTTATACTAAGCTTGTAGTTTGTAATGGCAAGATCATACTGTTTCCAGAAACTATAAATATCCCCTAGTAATTTAAAACTCTCTGCTCGCTCTTGTGATGACAAGCCCTCTATGGCAAGTGCTTTTGCAACTTGATCTACGCCAGCAGCGGCATCTCTCCTATATACAGATTGAGCCTCGTTGAGATATGTTTTGTAGCTTACTAACTCTTCTTCTACATCTTGCATTTGCTCGAGTGCTATTGCCTCTTCTAGTGGTCTTACCTCTACCCTAATGCGCTGCTTATCTTTTACTGTATAATAAACGGTTTCAAAATCTTCACTTTTAACCACAAGCTCATCACCTACTTTTGCCTCTATACGAAACTCCCCATCGCGGCCAGTCTTTGTGTAAGCACCTCCAGTAACCTCTACATTTACCTTGTTTACAGGCTTCATAGTTTCGGTATCTAGCACACTACCTCTTAAAATGAAGATCTCGTTTGTGCTACGGCTTACGGCTCTATTTTTTTGCTGTGCTTGCAATGCTGGTGACAGCAAGGCAATACAGAGTATGCATAATATGTAAATTCTAGTTCTCATTGGTATCAAACTTACACTATAAATCTAGCATCCTAAAATCACAAGGCCTCGCAACTTGCTTATAAATGGCATTTTATAGCCATTTTTTACCACTTTACTCAAATCACTGGTGCATTCCCTCACCCGTAGTGCTGGTTTACTCAATAGCGATAATTTCTAGACAAAGTCATAGCTACTTTTGACTTGTAACTAATTCAAAAAGAGACATTAGATATAACTCTCAACATTTTATTCATCTCAAAAAACAAACTTATGAAAACGCTATTGCTACTTGCTGCTACCCTGGGAACACTCACAAACAGTATAGCAGGAGAACTTAAAGTGGAGAATTACGCTTTCGCGAAAGCGGAAACCTCATCACTACACATCTCTACACCAAAACCTGACGCAAATACCATAAAAGTCGCTTTACTGCTGGACACCTCAAATAGTATGGATGGTCTTATAGACCAGGCAAGGGCTCAACTCTGGGAACTTGTAAACGAGCTTGCACTTGCAAAATGTGGTAATGACTCACAACCAGATCTTAAAATTGCCCTTTATGAATACGGTAATGATCGCCTTAATGCAAGAGAGGGATACATTAGAATGGTGAGCGCCTTTAGCACAGATCTAGATGAGATTTCTAAAAATCTTTTCTCACTCACAACAAATGGTGGTAACGAGTATTGTGGCAATGTGATACAAACCTCGCTCAACCAACTAGACTGGGGTAAAAATGCAAACGACCTTAATTTAATATTTATAGCCGGCAATGAACCCTTTGACCAAGGACCTATTGCTTATCAAAGTGCTGCCAGCAATGCTTGCGGGAAAGATGTAACCATAAACACTATCTTTTGTGGTGATTATAATCAAGGTGTTAAAACACATTGGAAAGATGGTGCTGCACTTACAAAAGGTGACTACATTGCAATAAATAGCGACCGTACAACGGTACATATCCCTTCTCCTTATGACGATGAGATTTTACATAAAAACGCTGCTCTTAACAAAACCTATGTAGGGTATGGAAATCTTGCCTCTAGCAAGATGGCACTACAAAGTAGCCAAGATAGTAATGCAGAAGCCTATGGTAGTGCAAATGCTGTAAAAAGAGCCGTAAGCAAGAGCTCAAGGTTATATAAAAATAGTAGCTGGGATCTTGTAGATGCACTAGATGATAATGAGCATATTGTAGAAGAGCTTGAAGTATCAGAACTTCCTAAGGAATTAAAAGGAAAGGACGAGGAGGAAATCAAAGCATATATCGCTCAAAAAAAGAAAGAACGTACAAAAATACAAGAGGAGATTGCCACTCTTAATAAAAAGCGTCAATCATATGTAGCCACAAAGACAGATAAGAAAGATAACGAGCTGCGCAACGCCCTAATTGAAGCCATAAAAAAGCAGGGTAAAGTAAAAGATTACCACTGGGAAGAATAAGTTTGATACGTCTATATTTTAATTGCCTCTAGCGACAACTAGAGGCAATTATTGTTTTTATGATTCTCTTAACGTCTATACAAATCACTCTAGCCGTATAAGATAAAAGTAAACACTAAACTAAAGATTTATGAGTATTTCAAGAATATCAAAAAACACCTTACTTATTGCACTTACTGCTGGAATGATAACCTCTTGCGTTTCAAAGAAAAAATATACCCAACTACAATCTGAGTATGACACTACAAAGGTTACACTTACCAAAACTAAAGTGGAGAAAGAGGAGATAGAAGCAAAATATGCTGCTATAGAGCAACGAGTAGATGATTATAATAATAAAATTAACGCTCTTAAAGACACTAACACAGATTTACAAGCCTCAAATGATTCAAAATTTGAGATTACTACAAATGGTACTGTGATGTCTGAGAATACAAAAAAGAAGCTTAGAGCTGCACTTGCAAATGTAGACCCAAGTGAGCTTGCACAAGCACAAACACTTGAAGACTCTATGAATCTAGCTGTATCGCATAAACTTATACGCAGCCTAGATCGTGATGTATATGGAGATAATGCAAGCAAAGATATTAATATCGATATAGATGATACCGTTGTGCAAATCTCTATCTCAGATAAGATGTTATTTCGCTCAGGAAGCTATAGAGTAAGCAAAGAGGCAGATGATCTTTTAAGACGTATTGCAGCAGTTGTAAATTCTGAACCTGCAGTAGAGGTAATGGTAGAAGGACACACAGATAGCCGCACCATTAAAAAGGGTTCTTACCTTAAAGACAACTGGGACTTAAGTGTACAGCGAGCTACGGCAATAGTACGCGAGTTACAAAATAAACATAACGTAGACCCAGCAAAGCTCATAGCCTCTGGAAGAAGCAGTTATGTACCACTTGTAGAAAACAACAGCAAAGAGAATATGTCCAGAAATAGAAGAACACGTATTCTTATTTTACCCAACTTAGATAAGTTTTTAGCACTTATGGCTTCAAATGAGTAAGCCTATACAAAGTCTTAAAAACAAGAAAGCCTCATCAACTTGATGAGGCTTTTTTTATTGTGATTACGCTTTCGCGAAAGCGTGATGATAGTTAATTTATTGCAGGGCAATTACAGTCATAAGGATCTTTATTTACTCCTAAATTAAGACCTAATGTAATCTGGTGGAAACCACCATTAGTAAGCACTACAGAATTGCTCTGGTATGAGTATGTGTAACCAAAAATAAAGCGATCATACATTCCTCCTATAAAAGGTGTAACGTATTGTAATTTTTGCACATCTACAGTTTCACCATTTGTTGTAAACTCTGCTCCGTCAAAACTTCTTCTATATGATAAACCTCCCCAGAGACGTCCCCAGTCAAGTTTATAGTATGCTTTTGCATTTACATCTAGTGTAGCTTCACCCGTTTGCTCTGTTGCTTGAAACATTACAGATGGCTCAAAACTCCAGTCTGTATAATTAGGTGTTACCGCATATGCCATTGAGACTATATAACGACGCTGGTTGTTTGGCTCAAAATTTTCACTAAAAATATCACGCTTTGCAGGTATTGCATTCTTGACTGTAAAATGTGCAGAGAAGTCTAAGAAGTTATAAGACATTCCAAAATCTACATTTAAGTAAGAATCACTTTGCTCTATTCCTGAAATTACTGGATCAAAATCTGTGAGGTCAAAATTAGTCTCGTCTAGTTTACCCTGTATTATACCAGCGCTTATACCAAAAGAAAGCTGGTTAAGATCTGCAAAGCTACGACCTAGCATTAAGTGATAAGCAAATGTTGCATAAGCACCTTGCTGAGAAAAGTATCCATTTCTATCATTAAAAAGGATACCTCCTACACCTATTTTCTCACCTACTCGACCATTCATACTAACCGTTTGTAATGCTGGTGCATCATCTACTCCTGCCCACTGGCCACGAGCAGTTCCTCTTAACTTTGTGGTTTGAGAGGCTCCTGCCATAGATGGGTGTAATAAATACAGGTTATCTTGTAAGTAATCAAGGTATACAGGTATTCCCTCTTGTGCAATAGCATATTGCGCAAAAAACAAGGCTATTAGAAAGTAGGATTTCTTCAAACTCATAGGTTTTTCGTTTTCTATACAACAGTAAATCGCATTGGATATTGCCCCTTGCGACTGCAGTCTATTATTTTTTAAGTAAGGCCTACAAAAGATTTTACTTCCGTAGCTCTCAAATATATGACTTTTTACAATACATATCCTTAAATATGAAGTGAACTCATATCGGGAGATACTATTACAGCAGCATATTTACCAAAATATAACACTAGTCGTATTAAAACTAATAACATCACGCCTAGTACTCATTCATATACTATTCTATAACATTTTAAGGCTCATCTTCCCTACCTTTGCAAAAAAAGATCACCTATGGCAACATATAATATATCTGTAGAAGGAACATCAAATCCTGCAATAAAAAAATTTCAAGCAGATCAATTTCTTGTTAATCACAATAGCTACGAATTTAAAAATATAGATGAGGCTTCAAACTCTCCACTTGCACAGCAACTGTTTTACTTACCATTTGTAAAAACAGTTTACATCGCACAAAACTTTGTCGCGATAGAAAAATATAATATCGTAGAGTGGATAGATGTGCAGCAAGAAGTTGCAAACCAAGTAGAAGATTATCTTAATAATAACGGGCTTGTAATTATAGAAGACGTTGCTGCCAAAAAAATACCAGTAACAGTATATGCAGAGTCTACTCCTAACCCGTCTACTATTAAGTTTGTAGCAAATAAAAAGCTGGTAACAACCTCTTTTGAGTTTAAAAGTATTGATGATACTGCAAATGCACCTATGGCCAAGGCGCTTTTTCACTTTCCATTTGTAAAAGAAGTATTTTTTGATGAAAATTATATCTCAGTCCAGAAGTATGATATGGCAGAGTGGGATGAGGTTGTAACAGAGACACGTGAGTTTATACGTGACTACATTCAAGATGGAAAAGAAATCGTAACTGCAGAGCAGCTCAAAACTCCTCAACAAGTAGACGCCATCGCCGAAGAAAAATTTGAAACTCTAGATGACGTTTCAAAGGAGATTGTAAATATTATAGAAGAATATGTAAAACCTGCCGTTGCTAGTGATGGAGGTAATATTGTTTTTAAACACTATGACGAGAAGACTCAAAACGTCTCGGTAATTTTACAAGGTGCTTGTAGCGGTTGTCCTTCTAGTACGTTTACACTTAAAAACGGAATAGAAAATATGCTTAAGCAAATGCTACCAGGTAAGATTAATATGGTAGAAGCTATTAACGGCTAGATTTAAATTTCACAAAATTAAAAAAGCCTCATTACATAAAAATGTAATGAGGCTTTTTCAGTTAGAGTAACGTTTACTATTTAAAAGCATTCTCACCTGTAATATCAAGCCCTGTTATAAGCAAGTGTATGTCGTGCGTACCTTCATACGTGATGACACTTTCTAGGTTCATCATATGGCGCATAATACTATACTCTCCTGTAATACCCATACCACCTAGCATCTGGCGTGCCTCACGAGCAATTTTTATAGCCATCTCAACATTATTACGCTTTGCCATAGATATTTGTGCAGACGTGGCTCTATCTTCATTTTTGAGCTGCCC harbors:
- a CDS encoding LytR/AlgR family response regulator transcription factor, coding for MELKTIIVEDEDTSREILRNYLTKYCPKVTIVGEAENVDEALVLIRNHKLDLVFLDVEMPKGNAFDLLEQVGDRTFDTVFVTAYNQYAMDALNTHASYYLLKPVSIDELIKAVDYIIEIKSKENALENKVLTTHNMDKQGKITIPVQDGFEVLPAKDILYCQADDNYTQIFMKSGDKKLVSKTLKFFEVALTDFGFARVHKSFLVNVNEITGYKKGKGGSVVMSTGKEVLVSASQKSNLLAYFQ
- a CDS encoding histidine kinase, which gives rise to MRTRIYILCILCIALLSPALQAQQKNRAVSRSTNEIFILRGSVLDTETMKPVNKVNVEVTGGAYTKTGRDGEFRIEAKVGDELVVKSEDFETVYYTVKDKQRIRVEVRPLEEAIALEQMQDVEEELVSYKTYLNEAQSVYRRDAAAGVDQVAKALAIEGLSSQERAESFKLLGDIYSFWKQYDLAITNYKLSIKNTPSTAVEIALAKAYYNNKSYQESIRLYKRLESKKLTPQQLVTVKEGLGDAYVATGDYVTSITNYEAVERTVSELNKVSEAARVRTKIGDAYDQQGAQQEAASNYNKAAQLSSLEKTESSVRAKTNIADYYSRNKSYDAEIELRKSAIEDLSVVAPDSISNDDVITTQKQNYKIGFALAAQNKYDESITFLNKSIEEAKRKEDLTVETNARRRLSEIYRDKGDIDKFKEAYEAYKEVVDLSYNRKEQEISQATRFAKDITEQQNRIISLEKDRQLNESRYQLAFQEQELVKARDTRQKVIIGSLILVTALLMLTAFAMYRSSKKQQYANNVLALKSLRSQMNPHFIFNALNSVNSFIATNDERTANRYLSDFSILMRAVLENSEEDFIPLSCEIDLIKRYTMLEHFRFKNRFDYEIEVDEELDVDAFMIPPMLLQPYVENAVWHGMRYKEEKGKLQITFAQKNEETAVITVSDDGVGRKRSKELKTENQKKQKSKGMGNIKKRIAILNEMYGDRISVAVSDIFENGEGTQVQLFIKKA
- a CDS encoding type IX secretion system membrane protein PorP/SprF is translated as MSLKKSYFLIALFFAQYAIAQEGIPVYLDYLQDNLYLLHPSMAGASQTTKLRGTARGQWAGVDDAPALQTVSMNGRVGEKIGVGGILFNDRNGYFSQQGAYATFAYHLMLGRSFADLNQLSFGISAGIIQGKLDETNFDLTDFDPVISGIEQSDSYLNVDFGMSYNFLDFSAHFTVKNAIPAKRDIFSENFEPNNQRRYIVSMAYAVTPNYTDWSFEPSVMFQATEQTGEATLDVNAKAYYKLDWGRLWGGLSYRRSFDGAEFTTNGETVDVQKLQYVTPFIGGMYDRFIFGYTYSYQSNSVVLTNGGFHQITLGLNLGVNKDPYDCNCPAIN
- a CDS encoding OmpH family outer membrane protein; translated protein: MKTNVFILLIATFLISLSAQGQRASGVRIGYIDMEYILENVPEYQEASSQLDEKVARWKGEIETKLEEVSAMKKQLDNERALLTKELIEERDEEIAFERDQILEYQQKRFGPGGDLAIQRRQLVEPVQDQVFNAVQEISAAKKFDLVFDKSSDLMMLYTADRLNISDQVLRSITRAAKRNQINNKKEERDFDIDEAKTVEQDKATQERQRAIEAKKSEREAALEARNKERNAQKAERQAAFEERRKKLLEERKRKKDSITAVREAKAASRNSGTPTLDKKTGDALSAKEAALEARKRRKDSIIAVRKAKRDSIIEARKRKANPSQADGEDGGGI
- a CDS encoding VWA domain-containing protein, with product MKTLLLLAATLGTLTNSIAGELKVENYAFAKAETSSLHISTPKPDANTIKVALLLDTSNSMDGLIDQARAQLWELVNELALAKCGNDSQPDLKIALYEYGNDRLNAREGYIRMVSAFSTDLDEISKNLFSLTTNGGNEYCGNVIQTSLNQLDWGKNANDLNLIFIAGNEPFDQGPIAYQSAASNACGKDVTINTIFCGDYNQGVKTHWKDGAALTKGDYIAINSDRTTVHIPSPYDDEILHKNAALNKTYVGYGNLASSKMALQSSQDSNAEAYGSANAVKRAVSKSSRLYKNSSWDLVDALDDNEHIVEELEVSELPKELKGKDEEEIKAYIAQKKKERTKIQEEIATLNKKRQSYVATKTDKKDNELRNALIEAIKKQGKVKDYHWEE
- a CDS encoding OmpH family outer membrane protein; the protein is MKQFTKVLAAIALIVGMSSAMQAQSKVAHINSQSLVEAMPSYKTAMAELDKLQKSYDADISGMGNELQKTLERYNREAETQTDEENQRRMNEVQETRTNIVKYQQSAMQKLEVKQQELIKPILEEARLAIQKVARAKGYEFVLDSTPGAGGVLMADGYDLMADAKAALGI
- a CDS encoding OmpA/MotB family protein; this translates as MSISRISKNTLLIALTAGMITSCVSKKKYTQLQSEYDTTKVTLTKTKVEKEEIEAKYAAIEQRVDDYNNKINALKDTNTDLQASNDSKFEITTNGTVMSENTKKKLRAALANVDPSELAQAQTLEDSMNLAVSHKLIRSLDRDVYGDNASKDINIDIDDTVVQISISDKMLFRSGSYRVSKEADDLLRRIAAVVNSEPAVEVMVEGHTDSRTIKKGSYLKDNWDLSVQRATAIVRELQNKHNVDPAKLIASGRSSYVPLVENNSKENMSRNRRTRILILPNLDKFLALMASNE
- a CDS encoding iron-sulfur cluster biogenesis protein NfuA, yielding MATYNISVEGTSNPAIKKFQADQFLVNHNSYEFKNIDEASNSPLAQQLFYLPFVKTVYIAQNFVAIEKYNIVEWIDVQQEVANQVEDYLNNNGLVIIEDVAAKKIPVTVYAESTPNPSTIKFVANKKLVTTSFEFKSIDDTANAPMAKALFHFPFVKEVFFDENYISVQKYDMAEWDEVVTETREFIRDYIQDGKEIVTAEQLKTPQQVDAIAEEKFETLDDVSKEIVNIIEEYVKPAVASDGGNIVFKHYDEKTQNVSVILQGACSGCPSSTFTLKNGIENMLKQMLPGKINMVEAING
- the murI gene encoding glutamate racemase, coding for MSNKDVIGIFDSGIGGISIWKEIVTRLPGEDTIYLADSINAPYGAKSKEDIIALSVKNTEKLIALGAKIIVIACNTATTNAINYLRENYKIPFIGIEPAIKPAAIQSQSKAIGILATKGTLNSALFQTTSERWTQGVDVIEVIGEGLVPLIEQGDLENLELYNLLESYIQPMVEKNIDYLVLGCSHYPYLIPLLKKMLPPHVAIIDSGLAVARQTEAVLKELNNLSGDVSSEHYLYTNGDVKVLKKVLLRFRESVKHTTTITISHKDF